A window of Pirellula sp. SH-Sr6A contains these coding sequences:
- a CDS encoding TraB/GumN family protein, whose translation MRFWCKVLVAASLVGSVGGVQAQETKQQNGKKAPPATVQEATADATETKPLFLRIDKEGKEPRALQVAIAKYEIVSGPFQGATVDLIGAVHVGTKQYYSDLNQRFRNYDSVLYELVADPEVNKPNQRAEGGFNPISGLQTGMKEALELSFQLDEVDYSPSNFVHADMSPGEFGEDMKKRKDGFLGMFARMMGAGLAVQASKKGQQQQADMMAAMISKDPIRLRRVMAEQFESMEGQMAGLADKDGKSTLLTERNRKAFEVLQSELENGKRKLSVFYGAAHLNDMHDRLLRDFHAKPVSTEWVDAWPLR comes from the coding sequence ATGCGATTTTGGTGCAAGGTCCTGGTTGCGGCGTCGTTGGTAGGCAGTGTCGGGGGAGTTCAAGCCCAGGAGACGAAGCAGCAGAACGGGAAGAAAGCTCCTCCCGCTACTGTCCAGGAAGCGACGGCGGACGCAACGGAAACAAAGCCGCTCTTTCTCCGGATCGATAAGGAGGGGAAAGAACCTCGAGCATTGCAAGTGGCGATCGCGAAATATGAAATCGTCTCCGGGCCTTTCCAAGGCGCGACAGTCGATTTGATCGGCGCGGTACACGTCGGGACCAAACAGTATTACAGCGACCTAAACCAGCGATTCCGCAACTACGATTCCGTTCTCTACGAATTGGTCGCGGATCCGGAAGTGAACAAGCCGAATCAGCGGGCTGAAGGGGGCTTTAATCCCATCAGCGGGCTTCAGACCGGGATGAAGGAAGCGTTAGAGTTGAGCTTCCAACTCGATGAGGTCGATTATTCCCCGAGCAACTTTGTGCACGCCGATATGAGTCCCGGGGAGTTCGGCGAGGACATGAAGAAGCGAAAAGATGGTTTCCTCGGAATGTTCGCCCGCATGATGGGAGCCGGGTTGGCGGTGCAGGCGAGCAAAAAGGGACAGCAGCAGCAGGCCGATATGATGGCGGCCATGATTTCCAAAGACCCGATCCGACTGCGCCGCGTGATGGCGGAACAATTCGAATCCATGGAGGGGCAAATGGCGGGGCTTGCCGATAAGGATGGCAAGAGCACGTTGCTCACCGAACGGAACCGCAAAGCATTTGAAGTTCTGCAATCGGAATTGGAAAATGGAAAGCGAAAGCTGTCCGTCTTCTACGGAGCGGCCCACTTGAACGATATGCACGACCGGCTTTTGAGAGACTTTCACGCGAAACCTGTTTCCACCGAGTGGGTCGACGCTTGGCCGCTTCGCTAG